Proteins encoded by one window of Carettochelys insculpta isolate YL-2023 chromosome 10, ASM3395843v1, whole genome shotgun sequence:
- the GPR171 gene encoding G-protein coupled receptor 171 — protein MPLSNTSHCSIYTQLEPFTYFYYLIFLIGFIGSCFALWAFTQKDQKQKCMSIYLINLLTADFLLTLALPVKIIVDLGVAPWKLMIFHCQVTACLIYINMYLSIIFLGFVSMDRCLQLMHSSKLYRIQEPGFAKMLSAVVWIMVLLIMVPNMVIPIKEIEEKPSVGCIDFKTKFGKDWHVFTNFICTAIFLNFSAIILISNFLVVRQLYRNKYSDSYANVKKAQVNILLITAGYIMCFVPYHIVRIPYTLSQRDAITDCFLKQSLFKAKESTLLFAVSNLCFDPILYFYLSKSFRLKITGTFTAQKETMALTREREH, from the coding sequence ATGCCCTTAAGCAATACCTCACattgcagcatctacacacaattggAACCATTTACCTATTTTTACTACTTAATTTTTCTCATTGGATTTATTGGGAGTTGCTTTGCCCTTTGGGCATTCACTCAAAAGGaccagaaacaaaaatgtatgagcATCTATTTAATTAACCTCCTAACAGCTGACTTCCTGTTGACTCTGGCATTGCCAGTTAAAATAATTGTTGACTTAGGTGTTGCCCCCTGGAAACTGATGATATTCCACTGCCAAGTGACAGCTTGTCTTATCTATATTAACATGTATTTATCAATCATATTTTTGGGATTTGTAAGTATGGACCGCTGCCTTCAGTTAATGCACAGTTCTAAGCTCTATCGAATCCAGGAACCTGGGTTTGCCAAGATGTTATCTGCAGTTGTATGGATAATGGTGCTCCTTATAATGGTGCCTAATATGGTGATTCCAATCAAAGAAATAGAAGAAAAGCCTAGTGTGGGATGTATCGACTTCAAAACAAAATTTGGAAAAGACTGGCATGTGTTCACTAATTTCATATGTACAGCAATATTCCTGAATTTTTCAGCCATTATACTTATATCAAACTTTCTCGTTGTTAGACAACTTTACCGAAACAAATACAGTGACAGTTATGCAAATGTAAAGAAAGCCCAGGTAAATATACTGTTAATAACTGCAGGCTACATCATGTGCTTCGTTCCTTACCATATTGTTCGGATCCCCTACACGTTGAGCCAGAGAGATGCTATAACTGACTGCTTTCTGAAACAATCCCTCTTTAAAGCAAAGGAATCTACCCTGCTGTTCGCAGTGTCAAATCTCTGTTTTGATCCGATTTTGTATTTTTATCTGTCCAAATCATTTCGACTCAAAATTACTGGAACGTTTACAGCACAGAAGGAAACAATGGCTCTCACACGAGAAAGAGAACACTGA